A stretch of Paenibacillus mucilaginosus 3016 DNA encodes these proteins:
- a CDS encoding SDR family oxidoreductase, protein MEHDRRTALITGSAKGLGKMTALQLADQGYNLVINYVHSEREAEELSGLIRAKGAECLAVQGSVARPEDRERLVKEAADRFGTIDVLINNAGPFIRERRLFREYGGDEITELMQGNLLGVMHLDHLVIPMMRRRQWGRIIHFGFGHASEARGWPHRAVYAAAKVGLVSFTKTLAVEEAASGITVNMICPGDIRGDNKERMIHEVEHILDDESPRGRPGTGEDIARVIAFLCQERSDFLTGNIVDVSGGLDPIRAMIPRTAGSAGKADISK, encoded by the coding sequence ATGGAACACGATAGAAGAACGGCCCTCATAACCGGAAGCGCCAAGGGGCTCGGGAAAATGACCGCACTCCAGCTGGCCGATCAGGGATACAATCTCGTCATTAACTATGTGCACAGCGAGCGGGAAGCGGAGGAGCTGAGCGGGCTGATCCGGGCCAAAGGGGCCGAGTGCCTTGCGGTGCAGGGGAGCGTGGCCCGGCCGGAAGACCGGGAGCGGCTGGTAAAGGAAGCGGCGGACCGCTTCGGAACCATCGACGTGCTCATCAATAACGCAGGGCCCTTCATTCGGGAGCGGAGGCTGTTCCGCGAATACGGAGGGGATGAGATCACGGAGCTGATGCAGGGCAACCTGCTCGGTGTGATGCATCTGGACCATCTCGTCATTCCCATGATGCGCCGCAGGCAGTGGGGGAGGATCATTCACTTTGGCTTCGGCCACGCTTCCGAGGCCCGCGGCTGGCCCCACCGGGCGGTCTATGCCGCGGCGAAGGTCGGACTGGTGTCCTTCACGAAGACGCTGGCTGTAGAAGAAGCGGCAAGCGGAATCACGGTCAATATGATCTGTCCGGGGGATATCCGCGGAGATAACAAGGAGCGGATGATTCACGAGGTAGAGCACATCCTCGATGATGAATCGCCGAGGGGACGCCCCGGTACGGGGGAGGATATTGCACGGGTCATCGCATTCCTCTGTCAGGAGCGTTCGGACTTTCTTACCGGTAATATCGTGGACGTATCCGGCGGTCTCGATCCGATCCGGGCGATGATTCCCCGCACCGCGGGCAGCGCCGGGAAGGCGGACATAAGCAAATAG
- a CDS encoding NifU family protein — MSENTQQSTTYDEVLEVLDKLRPFLQRDGGDVELVDVEDGIVKLRLVGACGSCPSSTITLKAGIERALLEEVEGIQEVMQVF; from the coding sequence ATGAGCGAAAATACACAGCAAAGCACGACGTATGACGAGGTGCTTGAAGTTCTAGATAAACTGCGTCCGTTTCTTCAGCGTGACGGCGGCGACGTTGAACTCGTTGACGTCGAAGACGGTATTGTGAAGCTCCGTCTGGTTGGTGCCTGCGGCAGCTGCCCAAGCTCGACCATCACACTGAAGGCCGGGATCGAGCGTGCCCTGCTCGAGGAAGTCGAAGGCATTCAAGAGGTTATGCAGGTATTCTAA
- a CDS encoding YuzB family protein yields the protein MRPIIEFCTNNMHHGTAKLMKKLEENPDYDVIEYGCLGNCGECYLAPFALVNGEIAAAPTAEELEVLIARKIKEIEDMLDLLGG from the coding sequence ATGAGACCCATTATTGAATTTTGCACGAACAATATGCATCACGGGACCGCGAAGCTGATGAAGAAGCTCGAAGAGAATCCCGATTATGATGTGATTGAATACGGATGCCTGGGCAACTGCGGCGAATGCTACCTGGCGCCCTTCGCTTTGGTGAACGGCGAGATTGCCGCCGCTCCGACGGCGGAAGAGCTGGAGGTCCTTATCGCCCGGAAAATCAAAGAGATCGAGGATATGCTCGATCTCTTGGGCGGCTGA